A section of the Leminorella richardii genome encodes:
- a CDS encoding MATE family efflux transporter, protein MHHNDVTERSLFSLSWPIFIDLLLHFSTLLINTYMVSQVSKSYLAAMGPGNLVFDLCITIFSFISVGCSVVIAQYLGARQPEVAKKAIHVSIAFNFVIGLFCAAILFFFGYRALEIMNMPPHLMKDGFSYLHILGICLIPEAVSLILAACLRVYGKSKVAMYVTLIVNVITVIGNIFVLYVFDAGLVGVAWSTVFGRVICIILLACLLNYGLRIRLEFRLFFHWSMDLLRKILYIGLPAAGENLLWIVHYMTANAFIGLMGETALAAQTLYFQIALFVMMFGIAISIGNEIFVGHLVGAKRFEDAYRRTFKSLKFGIGATIVVVVVFWIFDKNIMGLLAKDQDMINMLLPLFILSVFLEPGRTFNIVMVNALRASGDAWFPVKTALFFMWCVSIPIGYFLGIKMGMGIMGIWIGFMCDEWLRGLANTWRWKSRKWQAKRLDI, encoded by the coding sequence ATGCATCATAACGATGTTACTGAGCGATCGCTGTTTTCGCTGAGCTGGCCGATTTTTATCGATCTCCTGCTGCACTTTTCAACTTTGCTGATCAATACCTATATGGTCAGCCAGGTTTCCAAGTCCTATCTGGCCGCTATGGGGCCGGGTAACCTGGTGTTCGATCTGTGCATTACTATCTTCAGCTTTATCAGTGTGGGCTGTAGCGTTGTTATCGCTCAGTATCTGGGAGCTCGCCAGCCGGAAGTCGCCAAGAAGGCTATTCACGTTTCCATCGCCTTTAACTTTGTTATCGGCCTGTTTTGTGCGGCCATTCTGTTCTTTTTCGGCTATCGGGCGCTGGAAATTATGAACATGCCGCCGCACCTGATGAAGGACGGCTTTAGCTATCTGCATATTCTCGGCATCTGCCTGATCCCTGAAGCGGTTTCTCTGATTCTGGCCGCCTGCCTGCGGGTGTACGGCAAGTCGAAAGTAGCGATGTACGTGACGCTTATCGTTAACGTTATCACCGTCATCGGCAATATCTTTGTGCTCTATGTGTTTGACGCCGGGCTGGTGGGCGTCGCGTGGTCAACGGTGTTCGGTCGAGTTATCTGTATCATCCTGCTGGCCTGCCTGCTTAACTACGGCCTGCGCATTCGCCTAGAGTTCCGCCTGTTTTTCCACTGGTCGATGGATCTGCTGAGGAAAATTCTCTATATCGGCCTGCCCGCGGCTGGCGAAAACCTGCTGTGGATAGTGCACTACATGACGGCCAACGCGTTTATCGGCCTGATGGGGGAAACCGCGCTGGCGGCTCAGACGCTCTATTTCCAGATAGCGCTGTTCGTCATGATGTTCGGCATTGCCATTAGCATCGGCAACGAAATCTTCGTCGGCCATCTGGTCGGCGCCAAGCGTTTTGAAGACGCCTATCGGCGCACGTTCAAAAGCCTGAAGTTTGGCATCGGTGCAACCATCGTCGTCGTGGTGGTTTTTTGGATATTTGATAAAAACATCATGGGGCTGCTGGCAAAAGATCAGGACATGATCAACATGCTGCTGCCGCTGTTTATTCTATCGGTCTTTCTTGAGCCGGGAAGAACTTTCAATATCGTTATGGTCAACGCTCTGCGCGCCTCAGGCGATGCATGGTTCCCGGTCAAAACCGCGCTGTTTTTTATGTGGTGTGTGTCGATTCCTATCGGCTACTTCCTCGGAATCAAAATGGGGATGGGGATTATGGGGATTTGGATCGGCTTTATGTGCGACGAGTGGCTGCGCGGCTTAGCCAACACCTGGCGCTGGAAGTCCCGCAAGTGGCAGGCAAAGCGTTTAGACATCTAA
- a CDS encoding VOC family protein: MVKFSYTITYVDSVEKTLNFFNQAFDLPTRFLHESGAYGELETGETTLAFADRQLGDSHFPDGYVHCGDSKKPLGMEIALVTDDVTQAHASALLYGATELKAPEAMPWGQTVSYVRSPSGILIELCSPMG; this comes from the coding sequence ATGGTAAAATTTAGCTATACCATCACCTATGTCGACAGCGTTGAAAAAACGCTTAACTTCTTTAATCAAGCCTTTGATTTACCCACGCGCTTTTTACACGAGAGCGGCGCCTACGGCGAGCTAGAAACGGGAGAAACAACCCTAGCCTTCGCCGACCGGCAGCTTGGCGACAGCCACTTCCCCGACGGCTATGTACACTGCGGCGACAGCAAAAAGCCGTTGGGTATGGAAATAGCTTTAGTCACTGATGACGTCACTCAGGCTCACGCCTCAGCGTTACTATATGGCGCTACCGAACTTAAAGCACCGGAGGCCATGCCCTGGGGACAAACCGTCTCTTATGTGCGTTCACCTTCCGGAATCTTGATTGAGCTATGTAGCCCTATGGGATAA
- a CDS encoding diaminopimelate dehydrogenase: protein MVKKIRAAVVGYGNIGKYAIEALNAADDFEIAGVVRRSVGDKPAELAPYPVVDSIDKLDNVDVAILCSPTRAVKDVALDILAKGINTVDSFDVHSKIVDLKHSLDPAAKANGAVSIIAAGWDPGSDSIIRALMLAMAPKGITYTNFGPGMSMGHSVAAKSIAGVKDALSITVPLGTGIHRRLVYVELERGADFETVARTLKADDYFASDETHVKQVDCVDSLKDMGHGVHMTHKGVSGATQNQLFEYSMRINNPALTSQFLVSAARATMKISAGAYTVIEVAPIHFLTGETDSLIERLV, encoded by the coding sequence GTGGTTAAGAAAATCAGAGCAGCGGTTGTCGGCTACGGCAACATCGGAAAATATGCGATCGAAGCCCTGAATGCGGCTGACGACTTTGAGATTGCAGGCGTAGTGCGCCGCAGTGTGGGAGACAAACCGGCAGAGCTGGCGCCTTACCCTGTAGTGGACTCTATCGATAAGCTGGATAACGTCGACGTGGCTATTCTGTGCTCCCCGACGCGCGCCGTGAAAGACGTGGCGCTAGACATTCTGGCTAAGGGTATCAACACGGTTGACAGCTTTGACGTTCACTCCAAGATTGTCGACCTTAAGCACTCACTGGATCCGGCCGCTAAGGCCAATGGTGCAGTTTCAATCATTGCTGCCGGATGGGATCCGGGGTCTGACTCTATTATTCGCGCGCTGATGCTGGCGATGGCGCCCAAGGGCATCACCTATACCAATTTTGGCCCAGGCATGAGCATGGGGCACTCGGTCGCGGCGAAGTCTATTGCCGGCGTGAAAGACGCCCTGTCGATTACGGTGCCGCTAGGCACTGGTATTCACCGTCGCCTAGTGTACGTTGAGCTAGAGAGGGGGGCTGATTTTGAGACGGTAGCCCGCACTCTGAAAGCCGATGACTACTTTGCCTCCGATGAGACTCACGTGAAGCAGGTCGACTGCGTAGACAGCCTGAAAGACATGGGGCACGGTGTGCACATGACCCACAAAGGCGTTTCCGGCGCGACCCAGAATCAGCTGTTTGAGTACTCAATGAGAATCAATAACCCGGCGCTGACGTCGCAGTTTCTGGTGTCCGCCGCGCGGGCAACCATGAAGATCTCTGCGGGCGCCTATACGGTCATTGAAGTTGCTCCGATTCACTTCCTGACCGGAGAAACCGACAGCCTGATCGAGCGTCTGGTGTAA
- a CDS encoding gp53-like domain-containing protein: MIAIFSVLILGKKRDIVANMRNKGILVNLGLGEAAKLAAAKALLSDHGWLSIPIKVGGSETAIIIQWGKWTSGVGAASYKCDITYPIAFPTGCFSITTSTGITSANYDAVPEYRNAQQTFSIGMPTRFGADAQIYVTTGSLAHSRQLMWIAIGY; this comes from the coding sequence ATGATTGCCATTTTCAGCGTCCTTATTTTGGGAAAGAAGAGGGATATTGTGGCAAACATGAGGAATAAAGGCATTCTTGTAAACCTTGGTTTGGGGGAGGCGGCAAAATTAGCAGCGGCCAAGGCTCTTTTGTCAGACCATGGTTGGCTATCAATACCAATAAAAGTAGGTGGATCAGAAACTGCAATTATTATTCAGTGGGGAAAGTGGACAAGCGGAGTAGGAGCTGCAAGTTATAAATGTGATATCACATATCCAATCGCCTTTCCGACCGGATGTTTTAGTATAACAACTAGTACCGGAATCACTTCGGCTAACTATGATGCTGTACCTGAATACAGAAATGCACAACAAACCTTTTCTATTGGCATGCCAACTCGATTCGGTGCCGACGCCCAAATTTATGTCACAACGGGTTCTTTAGCTCATTCCCGACAGCTTATGTGGATAGCAATTGGATACTAA
- a CDS encoding phage tail protein, producing MTTFAENHIVFPDGQINVVPLPEAIMRNGFTPETRDAPGMPLPAQYLNWLMRDLYRLANEVKDKSEELAGRVIPAWMPIPCPLEEAPEGYLKCNGAAFDKERYPELAEGYPSGVLPDLRGEFIRGWDDGRGVDAGRKLLSLQSHAFESHNHYLPSCAGSVPAPNTRYASLHDSAWTTRIAVNREITATPDMAVTFPLTKGDLTNIQQATGDIGTFGTETRPRNIAFLYIVRAA from the coding sequence ATGACTACGTTTGCAGAAAATCACATCGTCTTTCCCGACGGACAGATTAACGTTGTCCCGCTGCCGGAAGCCATTATGCGCAACGGCTTTACGCCAGAAACCCGCGATGCCCCCGGCATGCCGCTCCCTGCCCAGTACCTAAACTGGCTGATGCGCGATCTTTATCGCCTGGCGAATGAAGTAAAGGATAAAAGTGAAGAGCTGGCTGGTCGAGTTATTCCCGCCTGGATGCCGATCCCCTGTCCGCTGGAGGAGGCCCCCGAGGGCTACCTGAAGTGTAACGGCGCGGCGTTTGACAAGGAGCGCTATCCCGAACTGGCTGAGGGCTACCCGTCTGGTGTGCTGCCCGATCTGCGAGGGGAGTTTATTCGCGGGTGGGATGATGGGAGAGGGGTGGATGCGGGGAGGAAATTGTTGAGTCTCCAGTCTCATGCGTTTGAAAGCCACAACCACTATCTTCCAAGCTGTGCGGGGTCGGTCCCGGCACCCAATACAAGATACGCCTCATTGCATGACAGCGCCTGGACAACAAGAATTGCAGTAAATCGTGAGATCACGGCTACCCCAGATATGGCGGTAACATTTCCTCTAACGAAGGGAGATCTGACAAATATTCAGCAAGCTACGGGAGATATTGGGACATTTGGAACAGAGACTCGTCCACGTAATATTGCATTCTTATATATTGTGAGAGCTGCATAA
- a CDS encoding tail fiber assembly protein — protein MSRAKFNDLGLATRAGTVHLYNVSPDFEEFLFESDEGISVGTGVPAYSYIDVPLPAKSGFAVCRDDKEWKYMEDHRGIEAYSIQTGEPIEITALGSLPSNVTTLSPITPFDTWNGDRWVTDETAKRQSEIETAAQQKRSLEQKANVAIDTLSDAIELGLAESGDEEMLKAWRAYRVKLSRIDTQNAPITVWPDLPTT, from the coding sequence ATGAGTCGTGCAAAATTTAATGACTTGGGCTTAGCTACACGAGCTGGAACAGTTCATCTCTATAATGTATCTCCTGATTTTGAAGAGTTCCTCTTTGAATCTGATGAGGGGATCTCTGTAGGGACAGGGGTTCCAGCCTATAGCTATATTGATGTTCCTTTGCCTGCTAAATCCGGATTTGCCGTTTGTCGAGATGATAAAGAGTGGAAATACATGGAAGACCATCGAGGTATTGAAGCGTATTCCATCCAAACGGGAGAACCGATAGAGATTACTGCTCTTGGCTCTCTCCCTTCGAATGTAACAACGCTTAGCCCTATAACGCCTTTTGACACTTGGAACGGCGATCGCTGGGTAACGGACGAAACGGCGAAGCGTCAGTCTGAAATAGAGACCGCCGCGCAGCAAAAACGCAGTTTAGAACAGAAGGCCAACGTAGCGATTGATACGCTAAGCGATGCCATTGAACTGGGGCTGGCTGAGTCAGGCGATGAGGAAATGCTTAAAGCCTGGCGAGCCTATCGCGTTAAGTTGTCTCGCATTGATACTCAGAACGCGCCCATTACTGTCTGGCCCGATCTCCCTACTACATAG
- the cfa gene encoding cyclopropane fatty acyl phospholipid synthase — protein MSSSSIEDIGIQTSSWYRMADELLQKADIRINGLRPFDIQVHHPQFFKRVLRQGSMGLGESYMDGWWDCSRLDIFFHRILRAGLESCIPKRFSDLMRLAGARIFNLQSTKRAWMVGRRHYDLGNDLFNEILDPYMQYSCGYWKNASTLEQAQQDKLKMICEKLQLRPGLTLLDIGCGWGGLAAYAAKHYGVSVHGVTISAQQQKLAQARCCDLDVNIILQDYRDLHNRYDRIVSVGMFEHVGPKNYDTYFKVTARNLKPNGLFLLHTIGSKKTKANVDPWINRYIFPNGCLPSVANLSHACERHFVIEDLHNFGADYDPTLMAWYQRFIQNWDRLAGRYDERFKRMFSYYLNACAGAFRARDIQLWQVLLSPNGVEGGLRVPR, from the coding sequence ATGAGCTCATCCTCTATTGAAGATATCGGCATTCAAACCAGTTCCTGGTATCGGATGGCCGATGAGCTGCTACAAAAGGCAGATATTCGAATTAATGGCTTACGGCCGTTTGATATTCAGGTTCATCATCCACAGTTTTTTAAGCGAGTACTGCGGCAGGGGTCTATGGGGCTGGGGGAAAGCTATATGGACGGCTGGTGGGACTGCTCGCGGCTGGATATATTTTTCCACCGTATTCTGCGCGCCGGGTTGGAAAGCTGCATCCCTAAACGCTTCAGCGACCTAATGCGCCTTGCCGGAGCGCGGATTTTTAATCTACAGTCGACAAAGCGCGCTTGGATGGTCGGCAGGCGGCATTACGATCTCGGCAACGATCTATTCAACGAAATCCTCGATCCCTATATGCAGTACTCCTGCGGCTACTGGAAAAACGCCAGCACGCTGGAGCAGGCTCAGCAGGACAAGCTGAAGATGATCTGTGAGAAGCTCCAACTGCGACCGGGGCTGACACTGCTGGATATTGGCTGCGGCTGGGGCGGGCTAGCCGCCTATGCAGCCAAGCATTACGGCGTCAGCGTGCACGGCGTCACCATTTCGGCACAGCAGCAAAAGCTGGCGCAGGCGCGCTGCTGCGATCTGGACGTCAATATTATCCTACAGGACTATCGTGATCTGCATAACCGCTACGACCGCATCGTTTCTGTCGGCATGTTTGAACACGTTGGCCCTAAAAATTATGACACTTACTTTAAGGTGACCGCGCGCAACCTTAAGCCAAACGGGCTGTTTTTACTGCACACTATCGGTTCCAAAAAGACGAAGGCTAACGTCGATCCGTGGATCAACAGGTATATCTTTCCTAACGGCTGCCTGCCCTCCGTCGCTAACCTGTCCCACGCCTGTGAGCGCCACTTTGTGATTGAAGACCTGCACAACTTCGGTGCCGACTACGATCCCACACTGATGGCTTGGTATCAACGCTTTATCCAAAACTGGGATCGGCTAGCCGGGCGCTACGATGAGCGCTTCAAGAGGATGTTCAGCTACTATTTAAACGCCTGCGCGGGCGCTTTTAGGGCGAGAGACATTCAGCTTTGGCAGGTCTTACTGAGCCCAAACGGCGTGGAGGGAGGACTGAGAGTGCCCCGCTAG
- the grxB gene encoding glutaredoxin 2: MKLYVYDHCPYCVKARMIFGLKNIPFEMVTLLNDDEETPVRMIGQKMAPILEKDDGSFMPESMDIVHYVDKEFGTLAITGSANPAVANWLKEVSAYLNHLLIPRYAKAEFSEFSTPSSRAYFAKKKEAAIGSFEQHLNNTPALKAQLEEDLLKLDALIQSPEACNGELSVDDIHLFPALRGMSIVKDVHYPTRVDAYRKTMSKRSGVNLLDSIAQ; encoded by the coding sequence ATGAAGCTATACGTTTACGATCACTGCCCCTACTGCGTAAAGGCGCGCATGATATTCGGCCTGAAAAACATTCCGTTTGAAATGGTGACCCTTCTCAACGACGATGAAGAAACGCCGGTTCGCATGATCGGCCAGAAGATGGCGCCCATACTGGAAAAAGACGACGGCAGCTTTATGCCTGAGAGCATGGACATCGTTCACTATGTCGACAAAGAGTTTGGTACGCTAGCGATCACTGGAAGCGCTAACCCTGCCGTAGCTAACTGGTTAAAAGAGGTTTCAGCCTACCTTAATCACCTGCTGATCCCCCGCTATGCCAAGGCAGAATTCTCCGAGTTCAGTACGCCATCCTCTCGTGCCTACTTCGCCAAAAAGAAAGAGGCCGCTATTGGCAGCTTCGAACAGCATCTTAACAATACGCCAGCCCTTAAGGCCCAACTGGAAGAAGACCTGCTCAAGCTTGACGCTCTGATTCAGTCACCGGAAGCCTGTAACGGCGAGCTTTCTGTAGACGATATTCACCTGTTCCCCGCCCTTCGTGGGATGTCCATCGTTAAGGATGTACACTACCCCACCCGCGTAGATGCCTATCGCAAAACGATGTCAAAACGCAGCGGCGTTAACCTGCTGGACAGCATCGCTCAATAG
- a CDS encoding recombinase family protein, translating to MAIIGYVRVSTNEQNTELQRKALECLNCEHIFEDKMSGKKAERPGLKKALKQLNTGDTLAVWKLDRLGRSMRNLVLLIDELHQRGVHFRSVTDSIDTSSSMGRFFFHVMGALAEMERELIVERTNAGLAAAREQGRIGGRRPKLTVEQWEQIGRLIEKGHSRAEISRIYDISEKTIYRYHPAKNFSTVK from the coding sequence ATGGCAATCATTGGCTATGTTCGGGTTTCAACAAATGAACAAAATACTGAACTACAGCGAAAGGCGCTTGAGTGCTTAAACTGTGAGCACATTTTTGAAGATAAAATGAGCGGTAAAAAGGCTGAGCGGCCTGGATTAAAGAAGGCGCTGAAGCAGCTAAATACGGGAGATACACTTGCAGTATGGAAGCTCGACAGACTGGGAAGATCGATGAGAAACCTGGTTTTACTCATTGATGAGCTGCATCAGCGAGGCGTACACTTTCGCAGCGTTACCGATAGCATTGATACCTCTTCATCCATGGGAAGGTTCTTTTTCCATGTCATGGGGGCGCTGGCGGAGATGGAGCGTGAGCTTATTGTTGAGCGAACGAATGCCGGGCTGGCCGCCGCGCGGGAACAGGGACGAATCGGTGGGAGGAGGCCGAAGCTAACGGTTGAGCAGTGGGAGCAGATAGGCCGTTTAATTGAAAAAGGGCACAGCCGTGCGGAAATTTCCCGTATTTACGACATATCCGAAAAAACAATTTATCGATATCACCCGGCAAAAAACTTCTCAACAGTGAAATAA
- a CDS encoding tail fiber assembly protein, protein MDTNMKNYIFSAINNMFYPLALREVYDAAGTWPTDGLEVDDALFTKLSGVAPEGKIRVVSEGGLPCWVDIPPLSVDELITAAAAEKQRLITVANTVVEPLADAVELEMATAEERQRYDEWRKYRVSLTRVDITAIPINWPLPPAA, encoded by the coding sequence TTGGATACTAATATGAAAAATTATATATTTAGCGCAATAAATAACATGTTTTATCCGTTGGCACTCCGCGAAGTTTATGATGCGGCCGGGACATGGCCTACTGACGGCTTAGAGGTTGATGACGCTCTGTTTACTAAGCTCAGCGGGGTTGCGCCAGAGGGAAAAATTCGGGTTGTAAGTGAGGGCGGTTTGCCATGCTGGGTGGATATTCCACCATTGTCGGTTGATGAACTGATAACGGCAGCGGCCGCTGAAAAACAGAGGCTGATTACAGTGGCAAATACAGTTGTTGAGCCGCTGGCTGATGCTGTTGAATTAGAAATGGCCACAGCTGAAGAACGTCAGAGATACGACGAATGGCGGAAATACCGTGTTTCGCTAACTCGCGTTGATATCACCGCCATCCCTATTAATTGGCCACTGCCTCCGGCTGCGTAG
- a CDS encoding tail fiber protein produces the protein MALTLEQELALLALLDEQKLTLSELDLASELNNGDLMLVRQGILDKSLKGETLKRYVTPPSASLTVSGLTKLNNAVNSSDEDVAATSKAVKSAYDLAGKALMKDSNLADLTNVADALTNLGLGDAASRSGITALNSQNGWLSIPVAIGSFRQTIIIQWGSVSISSRGTTPGVDGWIQSSVSMGFPIAFPSICCSATCSLQHGGTSTQWVAIPNLSISSRLGGICRLQTQYQMELIPSVSWIAIGY, from the coding sequence ATGGCTTTAACTCTTGAACAAGAGCTGGCACTGCTTGCCTTGCTTGATGAACAAAAACTGACTTTATCGGAACTCGATCTCGCGAGTGAATTAAACAACGGAGATCTGATGTTAGTTCGTCAGGGAATTCTAGATAAATCCCTTAAAGGCGAAACGCTAAAACGCTACGTTACACCGCCGTCGGCCTCTCTGACTGTTTCTGGATTAACCAAGTTAAATAACGCCGTAAACAGCAGTGATGAAGATGTTGCAGCAACGTCTAAAGCGGTGAAATCAGCCTATGATTTGGCTGGAAAAGCACTGATGAAAGACTCCAATTTAGCGGATTTAACCAATGTGGCTGATGCTCTTACAAACCTTGGTTTGGGGGATGCGGCGTCTCGAAGTGGCATTACTGCCCTGAACAGTCAAAACGGCTGGTTATCAATACCGGTAGCGATCGGTTCTTTTCGACAAACTATCATTATCCAGTGGGGGTCTGTATCGATATCGTCACGAGGAACCACACCAGGCGTCGATGGATGGATTCAGAGCTCAGTATCAATGGGTTTTCCGATCGCGTTTCCATCGATATGTTGTTCAGCAACATGCTCACTGCAGCATGGAGGTACTAGCACTCAATGGGTCGCAATACCTAATTTGAGTATCAGTAGCAGGCTCGGAGGAATTTGCCGCTTGCAAACGCAATATCAAATGGAACTAATCCCATCTGTATCTTGGATAGCAATAGGGTATTAA
- a CDS encoding pirin family protein: MIYLRKADVRGHANHGWLDSWHSFSFADYYDENFMGFSALRVINEDRVSPGQGFPTHPHKNMEILSYVLEGAIEHQDSMGNKERVPAGDFQIMSAGTGVRHSEYNPSATEPLHFYQIWIIPSEQDIAPRYEQKSFTEKHARQLVLSPDARDGSLKVYQDMELWRWAMDDGEKAEYPITKGRRVWLQVVKGQIDVNGVQASASDGLALWDEAKLNVTAYGDSEVLAFDLPGV; the protein is encoded by the coding sequence ATGATTTATCTACGTAAAGCCGACGTTCGCGGCCATGCTAATCACGGCTGGCTGGACAGCTGGCACAGCTTCTCATTTGCCGATTATTACGACGAGAACTTTATGGGATTCTCCGCGTTACGCGTTATCAATGAGGATCGGGTTTCTCCCGGACAGGGTTTTCCAACTCATCCCCATAAAAACATGGAGATCCTCTCCTACGTGCTGGAAGGTGCTATCGAGCATCAGGACAGCATGGGCAATAAAGAGCGGGTTCCCGCAGGGGATTTCCAAATCATGAGTGCAGGTACCGGCGTTCGCCATTCGGAATACAACCCGAGCGCGACCGAACCGCTGCACTTTTATCAGATTTGGATTATTCCCAGCGAGCAGGACATCGCACCGCGCTATGAGCAAAAGTCGTTTACGGAAAAGCATGCTCGCCAGCTGGTGCTCTCACCGGATGCACGCGACGGTTCGCTGAAAGTTTATCAGGATATGGAACTGTGGCGCTGGGCGATGGATGATGGGGAAAAGGCAGAATATCCTATCACTAAAGGTCGCCGAGTTTGGCTTCAGGTAGTGAAGGGTCAAATTGACGTCAACGGCGTACAGGCCTCCGCCAGCGACGGCCTCGCCCTGTGGGACGAAGCCAAACTGAACGTGACCGCCTACGGTGACAGTGAAGTGCTGGCGTTTGATTTGCCAGGGGTTTAA
- a CDS encoding acetamidase/formamidase family protein, producing MTVIPRTQLVYAMSADNAPACRVPAGTELLFQTCDCFEDQITSTETPFSSLDWQRINPATGPVWIEGAEPGDSLKVTIKRITITSSQAVMVTLPQLGVLGDELTESQVHSVALVDGVALLPGGIRAPVSPMIGVIGVAPEGEAVSCGTPGDHGGNMDSKVIREGATLWLPVNVPGALLALGDLHAGMGDGEVSGCGLEVAGEVLLSVEVVKGRPYPLPMVVDSTRVYTLASEIQLDDAAARATKNMSRLLVERGGLNPPDAISLMSIIGDLQVCQVVDPQKTSRFSMPREALELLGIRF from the coding sequence ATGACTGTTATTCCCCGCACTCAGCTTGTTTATGCCATGTCTGCCGATAATGCCCCAGCGTGCCGCGTGCCTGCCGGTACAGAGCTGCTGTTTCAAACCTGCGACTGTTTCGAGGATCAGATAACGTCCACTGAAACACCGTTCAGCAGCCTCGACTGGCAGAGAATTAATCCGGCGACAGGCCCGGTTTGGATTGAAGGAGCCGAGCCGGGGGACAGCCTAAAAGTCACCATCAAGCGCATTACCATAACCTCTTCACAGGCGGTTATGGTAACGCTGCCGCAGCTTGGCGTACTTGGGGATGAGCTAACGGAATCGCAGGTGCACAGTGTGGCGCTGGTGGACGGTGTTGCACTGCTGCCCGGCGGTATTCGCGCACCGGTATCGCCGATGATTGGCGTTATTGGCGTCGCGCCGGAAGGTGAGGCAGTTTCCTGCGGTACGCCGGGAGATCACGGTGGAAATATGGACAGCAAAGTTATCCGAGAGGGAGCGACACTGTGGTTGCCGGTCAACGTTCCCGGAGCGCTACTGGCGCTGGGGGATCTCCATGCAGGCATGGGGGACGGTGAGGTTTCTGGCTGTGGCTTGGAGGTGGCGGGAGAAGTGCTGCTGTCGGTTGAAGTGGTCAAGGGGAGGCCCTATCCGCTGCCGATGGTGGTCGACAGCACGCGTGTTTATACTCTGGCTTCAGAGATTCAGTTAGACGATGCGGCAGCGCGCGCCACGAAGAACATGTCTCGTTTGCTGGTAGAGCGCGGGGGGCTTAATCCCCCTGATGCCATTAGCCTGATGAGCATTATTGGCGATCTTCAAGTGTGCCAAGTGGTCGACCCGCAAAAGACCAGTCGCTTTTCCATGCCGCGCGAAGCTCTTGAACTGCTGGGGATTCGCTTTTAG